A genomic window from Silene latifolia isolate original U9 population chromosome Y, ASM4854445v1, whole genome shotgun sequence includes:
- the LOC141629068 gene encoding U-box domain-containing protein 18-like, whose protein sequence is MAALLNLSKYSESKSIIVNNGDLGLVVGVLKNGIKMEARQHAVAILFYLSSVEEYLRLIGNNPDAIPLLVELIRVGDDLGKKNALVAIDGLLMLPSNHYRMLEGRLVSLLVTLLDSQESQDLMVDSLAVLSALAEKHDGAKSILRTRALFTIVKVLCSSKSDCSRFRGEHCISLLLSLCINGGREVIEVLVMRTSLMGALYCFLTDGTSRASKKANSIISILHEYSKRGSTPSMPHSLPHSNFIHVW, encoded by the coding sequence ATGGCCGCCTTGTTGAATCTCTCGAAGTACTCTGAAAGCAAATCGATAATTGTAAATAATGGGGATTTAGGTTTGGTTGTCGGAGTGCTTAAAAATGGGATCAAGATGGAGGCAAGACAACATGCTGTTGCGATATTGTTCTACTTATCTTCCGTAGAGGAATACCTGAGACTAATAGGGAATAATCCGGATGCAATTCCATTACTCGTGGAATTGATTCGGGTTGGGGATGACTTGGGTAAGAAGAATGCTCTCGTCGCAATTGATGGCCTCCTGATGCTCCCGAGCAACCATTATCGGATGCTCGAGGGGAGGCTAGTCTCTCTTTTGGTCACCCTCTTAGATTCTCAGGAAAGTCAGGATCTTATGGTGGATTCCTTGGCTGTCCTCTCTGCCCTGGCCGAGAAGCATGATGGGGCCAAGTCCATCTTACGCACCAGGGCTCTCTTCACGATTGTTAAGGTCTTGTGCTCATCTAAGTCGGATTGTTCGAGGTTCAGAGGAGAGCATTGCATTTCATTGTTGCTCTCCTTGTGTATAAATGGAGGTAGAGAAGTGATCGAGGTTTTAGTGATGAGAACTTCTCTAATGGGAGCATTGTATTGTTTTCTCACTGATGGGACTTCGAGGGCTAGCAAGAAGGCGAACTCGATTATCAGTATTCTCCATGAATATTCAAAAAGGGGCTCAACTCCATCCATGCCTCATTCTTTACCACACAGTAATTTTATTCATGTGTGGTAA